The proteins below are encoded in one region of Ferruginibacter lapsinanis:
- the dnaJ gene encoding molecular chaperone DnaJ, which yields MKKDFYEILGVSKSATQDEIKKAYRKVAMQFHPDRNPGDKASEEKFKEAAEAYEILSDADKRAQYDRFGHQAFGSGRGNGGGGGFSGGMNMDDIFSQFGDVFGDDSPFGSFFGGGGGGRRSSGGRSRGVRGTNLRIKIKLNYEEMAKGATKTVKVKKYVLCTTCSGSGAKDKNSTQTCGTCGGSGQVKRVQNTFLGQMQTVTTCPTCNGEGSTITNKCTACKGDGRVYGEETVTIEIPAGVQEGMQLSMNGKGNAGERGGANGDLIVLIEEEAHAELHRDGLNVAYDLHLSFPEAVFGTQVEVPTIDGKAKIKIPAGTQSGKIFRLKGKGFPSVNSYEKGDQLIHVNVWTPQHISSEEKEMLEKMQRSQNFTPKPEKGDKSFFDKVREMFS from the coding sequence ATGAAAAAAGATTTTTACGAAATATTAGGTGTATCTAAATCTGCTACACAGGATGAAATAAAAAAAGCGTACCGTAAGGTAGCGATGCAATTTCACCCTGATCGTAACCCGGGAGATAAAGCTTCTGAAGAAAAATTTAAAGAAGCAGCAGAGGCTTATGAAATTTTAAGTGATGCGGATAAAAGAGCCCAGTATGACCGTTTTGGCCATCAGGCTTTTGGCTCGGGAAGAGGCAATGGCGGTGGCGGTGGATTTAGTGGCGGTATGAATATGGATGATATCTTCAGTCAGTTTGGTGATGTGTTTGGCGATGACAGTCCTTTTGGAAGTTTCTTTGGCGGCGGTGGTGGCGGAAGAAGATCTTCGGGTGGCCGTAGCCGTGGTGTAAGAGGCACAAATCTTCGTATCAAAATAAAATTGAATTATGAAGAGATGGCCAAAGGCGCTACTAAAACTGTTAAGGTTAAAAAATATGTATTATGTACTACCTGTAGCGGCAGTGGCGCTAAAGACAAAAACAGCACACAAACCTGTGGTACCTGCGGAGGCAGCGGCCAGGTAAAACGTGTGCAGAATACTTTTTTAGGCCAAATGCAGACTGTTACCACCTGTCCTACCTGTAACGGAGAAGGAAGTACGATCACCAATAAATGTACTGCTTGTAAAGGCGATGGCAGAGTATATGGCGAAGAAACCGTTACAATAGAAATACCTGCAGGTGTACAGGAAGGAATGCAATTGAGTATGAATGGCAAGGGTAACGCCGGTGAACGAGGCGGTGCAAACGGCGATCTGATCGTTTTGATAGAAGAAGAAGCTCATGCAGAATTACACAGGGATGGATTAAACGTTGCTTACGATTTACATCTATCTTTTCCTGAAGCTGTGTTTGGTACGCAGGTAGAAGTACCTACTATTGATGGTAAAGCCAAAATTAAAATACCTGCCGGTACCCAAAGCGGAAAGATATTCCGATTGAAAGGAAAAGGTTTCCCATCTGTAAACAGTTATGAAAAAGGAGACCAGTTGATACATGTAAATGTGTGGACACCTCAGCATATCAGCAGCGAGGAAAAAGAAATGTTGGAAAAAATGCAGCGTAGCCAAAACTTTACACCTAAACCTGAAAAGGGAGATAAATCTTTCTTCGATAAAGTGAGGGAGATGTTTAGCTAA
- a CDS encoding sodium:solute symporter has translation MSPFILFSFVIGYFLILLTVAYFTSKGSNNDSFFIGNRNSNWMLVAFGMIGTSLSGVTFVSVPGAVGKPMGMGVEGFAYFQIVIGYLIGYAIIAYVLLPLYYRMNLTSIYNYLQNRLGFTSYKTGASFFILSRTLGATARLYLVVRILQDSIFANLGEGFHMPFWFTTLIILLMILLYTFKGGVKTIVYTDTLQTTCMLVGLVVCIVYILHSLDLSFGTAMSSLSEKGYSNIFVTDPNNKLFILKQIIAGAFITVTMTGLDQEMMQKNISVRTLKDSQKNMITFSGILIVVNFLFLLLGGLLYLYAAKNGVTETGDKLFPATAIMHMPPYISIIFVIALISALFPSADGAITALTSSFCIDILGLHRSSHLSESQQKKTRQIVHLTFAAVFLLFVMIFKWIDSSSMIGVILKVAGYTYGPLLGLFAFGILTKRTVNDPVVPVVAVIAPIICFFIDKYQADMFGGFQIGLELLVINGLLTFIGLLIISKKA, from the coding sequence ATGTCGCCATTTATTTTATTTTCTTTTGTAATTGGTTATTTTCTGATACTTCTTACAGTTGCTTACTTTACCTCCAAAGGCAGTAATAATGATTCTTTTTTTATCGGTAATCGAAACAGTAACTGGATGCTGGTAGCATTTGGAATGATCGGTACAAGTTTAAGTGGAGTAACTTTTGTAAGTGTGCCCGGAGCTGTTGGAAAGCCAATGGGTATGGGAGTTGAGGGCTTTGCTTATTTTCAGATAGTGATTGGATATTTAATAGGGTATGCCATCATAGCCTATGTTTTATTACCGTTGTATTACCGGATGAACCTTACTTCGATCTATAATTATTTACAAAATCGATTGGGTTTTACCTCTTACAAAACAGGCGCATCATTTTTTATTTTATCCCGTACATTGGGTGCCACAGCCAGATTGTACCTGGTAGTGAGGATCTTGCAGGATAGTATTTTTGCCAATCTAGGTGAAGGATTTCATATGCCATTTTGGTTTACCACACTCATTATTTTATTGATGATATTGCTATACACTTTTAAAGGCGGTGTAAAAACGATTGTGTATACCGATACATTGCAAACTACCTGTATGTTAGTGGGGTTGGTGGTTTGTATTGTTTACATACTACATTCTCTGGATTTGAGTTTTGGTACAGCAATGTCCTCATTATCTGAGAAGGGATACAGTAATATATTTGTTACTGATCCTAATAATAAGTTGTTTATACTGAAACAAATTATTGCGGGAGCTTTTATTACTGTTACGATGACAGGGCTTGATCAGGAAATGATGCAAAAAAACATCAGTGTAAGAACTCTCAAAGATTCTCAAAAGAATATGATCACGTTTTCAGGTATACTGATCGTTGTGAATTTTTTATTTTTGTTGTTAGGCGGCTTGCTTTATTTGTATGCAGCTAAAAATGGCGTTACAGAAACAGGGGATAAGTTATTTCCTGCAACGGCCATCATGCATATGCCTCCTTATATCTCTATCATCTTTGTCATTGCATTGATCTCTGCCTTGTTTCCAAGTGCTGATGGAGCCATCACAGCACTTACATCATCTTTTTGTATAGATATTTTAGGGCTGCATCGTAGTAGTCATTTGTCAGAGAGTCAGCAAAAAAAAACAAGGCAGATTGTTCATCTGACTTTTGCTGCAGTTTTTTTATTGTTTGTGATGATCTTTAAATGGATAGATAGTTCCAGCATGATAGGTGTAATATTAAAAGTAGCCGGTTATACCTATGGTCCATTGTTGGGTTTGTTTGCCTTTGGTATTCTTACTAAACGAACAGTGAATGACCCTGTGGTTCCCGTGGTTGCTGTAATTGCGCCGATCATTTGTTTTTTTATTGATAAGTATCAGGCAGATATGTTTGGAGGATTCCAGATAGGGTTAGAGTTGCTGGTAATAAATGGTCTGCTTACATTTATCGGCTTGTTAATTATCTCTAAAAAAGCATAA
- a CDS encoding T9SS type A sorting domain-containing protein: MLTRLLTILILLFGLTFTSFAQNKTAILGDGPAKLIKVYPTPASTAVNFDFQRGFDKSFALQVYNFMGKKVYEVKTNTQHFNLPLLDFYRGIYVYQLRDKNGKILQSGKFQVVK, translated from the coding sequence GTGTTGACACGACTATTGACCATATTGATTCTATTATTTGGATTGACTTTTACTTCTTTTGCACAAAATAAAACAGCCATACTTGGTGATGGCCCTGCAAAATTGATCAAAGTATATCCTACTCCTGCCAGTACAGCTGTCAATTTCGATTTTCAGCGTGGTTTTGATAAATCATTTGCTTTACAGGTATACAATTTTATGGGTAAAAAAGTATATGAGGTTAAGACAAATACGCAGCATTTTAATCTTCCTTTATTAGATTTTTATCGTGGTATCTATGTTTACCAACTACGTGATAAAAACGGCAAGATCCTTCAATCTGGTAAATTTCAGGTAGTGAAATAA
- a CDS encoding redoxin domain-containing protein yields MIPEIGQQAPEFILHASDKSKVALSDLRGKNVLLLFFPQAFTGVCTKELCSIRDNMAVYNNANAQVLGISVDSVFTLAKFKEEQNFNFTLLSDFNKNVSTAYGAIYTDWILDMKGVSKRAAFIIDKEGVIQYAEVLESAGDLPNFTAITDILNSL; encoded by the coding sequence ATGATACCAGAAATCGGACAACAAGCCCCAGAGTTTATTTTACACGCCAGTGATAAAAGCAAAGTAGCGCTTAGCGACCTTAGAGGAAAAAATGTTCTACTCCTTTTCTTCCCCCAAGCATTTACGGGAGTATGCACCAAAGAACTGTGCAGCATCCGCGATAATATGGCTGTTTATAACAATGCCAATGCCCAGGTTTTGGGAATTTCGGTCGATTCGGTTTTTACGCTTGCGAAATTTAAAGAAGAGCAAAACTTCAATTTCACGCTGTTAAGCGATTTTAATAAGAATGTTTCAACCGCCTATGGGGCTATTTATACAGATTGGATACTGGATATGAAAGGAGTTAGTAAAAGAGCTGCTTTTATTATTGATAAAGAGGGAGTTATACAATATGCAGAAGTACTGGAAAGTGCAGGAGATCTGCCAAATTTTACAGCAATTACCGATATCCTGAACTCTTTGTAG
- a CDS encoding O-methyltransferase, protein MAIELVNTAAEKYADAYTTADEVLLETVAEKTVQTHPLAHMLSGHVQGQFLSMLSALLKPTRILEVGTFTGYSALCLAKGLTDNGILHTIDIRDEGANLFFQQSVYKDKIKTHIGDANTIIPLLKETWDIVFIDADKTGYIGYYELILPSVKKNGLIIVDNVLFHGEVLKDTISGKNAKAIQAFNELVKNDERVEQVLLTVRDGLLLLRKI, encoded by the coding sequence ATGGCAATTGAGCTAGTAAATACTGCCGCGGAAAAATATGCAGATGCATACACTACTGCTGATGAAGTATTGTTGGAAACGGTGGCAGAAAAAACCGTACAAACACACCCGCTGGCGCATATGCTTAGTGGTCATGTGCAGGGGCAGTTTTTGTCAATGCTTAGTGCATTATTAAAGCCCACCAGGATTTTAGAGGTTGGAACTTTTACGGGATATAGTGCTTTATGTTTAGCCAAAGGCCTGACAGACAATGGAATATTACATACAATTGATATCAGGGACGAAGGTGCAAATTTGTTTTTTCAACAGTCTGTTTATAAAGATAAAATTAAAACGCATATTGGTGATGCAAATACAATTATACCTTTGCTAAAAGAAACCTGGGATATTGTATTTATCGATGCAGATAAAACAGGGTATATTGGCTATTACGAGTTAATTTTGCCATCGGTAAAGAAAAATGGTCTTATAATTGTTGATAATGTTTTGTTTCATGGGGAAGTTTTGAAAGATACTATTTCAGGAAAAAATGCCAAAGCTATTCAGGCATTTAACGAGTTAGTAAAAAATGATGAAAGAGTAGAGCAGGTATTATTAACAGTTAGAGATGGTTTACTCTTGTTAAGAAAAATATAA
- a CDS encoding toxin-antitoxin system YwqK family antitoxin: protein MTNQFKIAMKHLLFRSLIGLMFLVFANTCDAQYKDFSLSPEGDTLNATDKKGLKQGKWVITVPEIRGEPGYDEEGVYKDDKKEGVWRRYSTEGDLLAIENYKYGGKDGIQQYYSYLGSLIKEEEWHAYNPDAPYDTIPIYGTGSNEIVEYKIVKATQYSVPHGEWKYFATDGRLTKAEKYDRGRLLADDENKKPDVVTSDVKEKPKEKAKPQEVLDYEKKYSKKKREHMERDGKTGL from the coding sequence ATGACTAATCAATTTAAAATTGCAATGAAGCATTTACTTTTTAGAAGTTTGATAGGATTGATGTTTTTGGTATTCGCAAATACTTGTGATGCGCAATACAAGGATTTCAGTTTATCTCCCGAAGGAGATACATTGAATGCTACTGATAAAAAGGGATTAAAACAAGGCAAGTGGGTGATAACCGTACCCGAAATAAGAGGTGAACCAGGATATGATGAAGAGGGAGTGTATAAAGATGATAAAAAAGAAGGAGTGTGGCGGAGGTATAGCACAGAGGGTGATCTGCTGGCAATAGAAAATTATAAATATGGAGGAAAGGATGGGATACAACAATATTATTCTTACCTGGGTTCTTTGATCAAAGAGGAAGAGTGGCATGCGTATAATCCGGATGCGCCTTATGATACCATTCCTATTTACGGAACCGGTAGCAATGAGATCGTTGAATATAAAATCGTAAAGGCTACGCAATATAGTGTGCCACATGGTGAGTGGAAATATTTTGCTACAGATGGAAGACTAACGAAAGCAGAAAAGTATGACAGAGGCAGATTACTGGCTGATGATGAAAACAAAAAGCCTGATGTAGTTACATCTGATGTAAAAGAAAAGCCTAAGGAAAAAGCGAAGCCTCAGGAAGTGCTTGATTACGAAAAGAAATACAGTAAAAAGAAAAGAGAACATATGGAACGGGATGGTAAAACCGGCTTATAA
- a CDS encoding LOG family protein: MQIKSIAVFCGSKAGANPLYTQHAEQLGLLLAEKSIQLIYGGGNKGLMASIANAVLQKEGKVTGIMPEILAQWEHQHDGITELIIVDNMHTRKKMIYEKCDAAVVLAGGFGTLDELFEILTWNQLSIHNKHIFILNTDGFYTHLIAHMQKLFADGFLYESLESRMTILNEPAELVRFLN; this comes from the coding sequence ATGCAAATAAAATCAATCGCTGTTTTTTGTGGCAGCAAAGCGGGCGCTAACCCCTTATACACACAACATGCAGAACAGCTGGGTTTGTTATTGGCCGAAAAAAGTATCCAACTTATATATGGCGGTGGCAACAAAGGTTTGATGGCTTCTATTGCAAATGCTGTTTTACAAAAAGAAGGTAAGGTAACAGGGATCATGCCGGAGATATTAGCTCAATGGGAACATCAACACGATGGCATCACCGAATTGATCATTGTAGATAATATGCACACCAGAAAAAAAATGATCTATGAAAAATGTGACGCTGCGGTAGTATTAGCAGGCGGCTTTGGTACTTTGGATGAATTATTTGAAATTCTTACCTGGAACCAACTCAGTATCCACAACAAACATATTTTTATTTTGAACACAGATGGATTTTACACACACCTGATTGCACACATGCAAAAACTCTTTGCAGATGGTTTCTTGTATGAATCCCTCGAAAGCAGGATGACCATTCTAAATGAACCGGCGGAACTGGTAAGGTTTTTAAATTAA
- a CDS encoding glucosaminidase domain-containing protein: MKRSVLIGIILLINTALFSQTITPEQYIALYKDIAIREMKRMGVPAAITLAQGILETESGNSALVKKSNNHFGIKCKTTWTASGVSHDDDAPGECFRVYKTAEDSYRDHSNFLRAGERYAFLFRLNPLDYKQWAEGLKKAGYATNPNYPKILIKHIEQYNLQQYSLAAVDEVPKFNSEDFTDDKEPPAAAVVDEERVVTAVATPAENTEKTTLDLKNATTVINGSKCVFAKKGTSLLVIASKNNINLSKLLEYNDLGEDGLLSKDQIIFLQHKKSVGNKDFYISQDGETLYDVAQNNGITYQALLTYNNLKEDTKLYPGTKLFLKSIKTNDQTNKIVKPSSAPKYYEVQPKEGLYSIAKKNGVKVQQLMEWNNLTTDSLKIGQQLIVSQ, from the coding sequence ATGAAAAGATCAGTTCTGATAGGAATTATTTTATTAATCAATACAGCGTTGTTTTCTCAGACAATCACTCCTGAGCAATATATAGCATTGTATAAAGACATTGCCATCAGAGAAATGAAGAGGATGGGAGTGCCTGCAGCGATCACACTTGCACAGGGAATTCTTGAAACAGAAAGCGGTAATAGTGCATTGGTAAAAAAATCAAATAATCACTTTGGGATTAAATGTAAAACAACATGGACGGCAAGTGGTGTTAGCCATGATGACGATGCTCCGGGTGAATGTTTCAGAGTGTATAAAACGGCTGAAGATTCTTACCGTGATCACAGTAATTTTTTAAGGGCTGGAGAACGTTATGCATTCTTATTCAGATTAAATCCACTGGATTATAAACAATGGGCAGAAGGATTGAAAAAAGCGGGCTATGCTACCAATCCAAATTATCCTAAGATACTGATCAAGCATATTGAACAATATAATCTGCAACAATATTCTTTAGCAGCTGTTGATGAAGTGCCTAAATTTAATTCAGAAGATTTTACCGATGATAAGGAACCGCCTGCAGCTGCTGTTGTGGATGAAGAAAGAGTTGTTACAGCTGTTGCAACACCTGCAGAGAATACAGAGAAAACAACATTGGATTTGAAAAATGCTACTACTGTTATCAATGGCAGTAAATGTGTATTTGCAAAAAAAGGAACATCTTTATTGGTGATAGCTTCAAAAAATAATATCAACCTTAGTAAATTACTTGAATATAATGACCTGGGTGAAGATGGGTTATTATCCAAAGATCAGATCATTTTTTTACAGCATAAAAAAAGTGTAGGAAATAAAGACTTTTATATATCACAGGATGGAGAGACCTTATATGATGTAGCTCAAAATAATGGGATCACTTACCAAGCATTATTGACATACAATAATTTAAAAGAAGACACTAAGCTTTACCCGGGTACAAAGCTTTTCTTGAAGTCGATCAAAACAAATGATCAAACGAATAAAATAGTTAAACCTTCAAGTGCTCCCAAATATTATGAAGTGCAGCCTAAGGAGGGTTTATATTCTATTGCAAAAAAGAATGGAGTAAAAGTTCAGCAGTTGATGGAATGGAATAATTTAACTACGGATTCTTTGAAAATAGGTCAGCAACTAATTGTTTCACAATAG
- a CDS encoding vWA domain-containing protein — MKRTILYILAIFFANSLSAQYYLRGEIKDKSGQPIQNVKMILRSTHLTYYAGNSGGFGISTDFLYDSLTVIHEGYETQTVGIKSDVYQEIVMKKLNANDNKNRQKLISITKDFNQTSKYKWFFGDESYFSLVENAVVDAEKYPNTGFSLNINKASYSNIRRFINMKSSVPPDAVRVEELLNYFNLHYVEPEKDQVFRVESQISECPWNIKNNLLYLNISARKINMDKVPPSNLVFLIDASGSMDMPNRLPLVKAAFQMLVKNLRTIDTVSIVKYGGPVQVWLQPTSGGQKEKIIQSIEELTADGDTPGESAIRLAYRIAKSTFIKGGTNRVILATDGDFNVGETTEEALEDLIVKERQSGLYLTCLGVGMGNFKDSKLETLAKKGNGNYAYLDDIQEAEKVLVKEVTQTFYTVADNVFLNVQFNPALVSEYRLIGFDNKRDAVADSTGELEGGEIGSGNSVMAIFEYKSAINKINEFPTSGAVAQVVLSYNTSPDKTRKEVRFDCRQNYLPFNSIDKELQFGTALAMFGMKLRQSKNLGIADWNDIESIATTSANPENYLQRDFIKLLKEARKFYTKKRKKGYD, encoded by the coding sequence TTGAAAAGAACAATCCTATATATTCTTGCCATCTTTTTTGCAAATTCTTTGTCGGCGCAATACTATTTACGAGGCGAAATAAAAGATAAATCGGGGCAACCAATTCAGAATGTAAAAATGATTTTACGTTCAACCCACCTGACATACTATGCAGGTAACTCCGGAGGCTTCGGCATCAGCACAGATTTTTTATACGATTCTTTAACAGTGATCCACGAAGGGTATGAAACTCAAACCGTTGGGATCAAGTCTGATGTCTATCAGGAGATTGTAATGAAAAAACTGAATGCGAACGATAATAAAAATCGGCAAAAATTAATTTCCATTACCAAAGATTTTAACCAAACATCAAAGTACAAGTGGTTCTTTGGAGATGAATCTTATTTTTCCTTAGTGGAAAATGCTGTTGTTGATGCAGAAAAATACCCAAATACAGGATTTTCATTAAATATAAATAAAGCTTCATACAGCAATATCAGGCGTTTCATCAATATGAAAAGTTCTGTTCCTCCTGATGCAGTTAGGGTAGAGGAATTGTTGAATTATTTTAATTTACACTATGTAGAGCCGGAAAAAGATCAGGTATTTCGAGTGGAGTCTCAGATAAGTGAATGCCCATGGAATATAAAGAATAACCTGCTTTATCTGAATATAAGTGCCCGTAAAATTAACATGGACAAAGTGCCTCCCAGTAACCTGGTATTTTTGATAGATGCGTCAGGTAGTATGGATATGCCGAATAGATTACCATTGGTAAAGGCGGCCTTTCAAATGTTAGTGAAAAATTTGCGGACAATTGATACTGTCTCTATTGTAAAATATGGTGGGCCTGTGCAGGTATGGTTACAACCAACCAGCGGAGGTCAAAAGGAGAAGATCATTCAATCAATTGAAGAGTTGACAGCAGATGGGGATACACCCGGTGAATCTGCTATCAGGCTGGCATATAGAATAGCGAAAAGCACTTTTATCAAAGGAGGGACCAATAGAGTGATATTGGCTACAGACGGAGATTTTAATGTGGGTGAAACAACAGAAGAAGCATTGGAGGATCTGATTGTAAAGGAACGACAATCTGGATTGTATCTTACCTGTTTAGGTGTGGGGATGGGAAATTTTAAAGATTCCAAATTAGAAACTCTCGCCAAAAAAGGAAATGGGAATTATGCTTATCTGGATGATATTCAGGAGGCGGAAAAAGTATTGGTAAAAGAAGTAACACAAACATTTTATACGGTTGCAGATAATGTTTTTTTAAATGTACAATTCAATCCTGCATTAGTGAGTGAATATCGTTTGATCGGATTCGATAACAAACGTGATGCGGTAGCGGATAGTACAGGAGAACTGGAAGGAGGGGAGATTGGCAGTGGTAACAGTGTGATGGCAATCTTTGAATATAAGTCAGCGATCAATAAGATCAATGAATTCCCTACATCCGGTGCGGTGGCACAGGTGGTGTTAAGTTATAATACTTCTCCGGATAAGACCCGTAAAGAAGTAAGGTTTGATTGCAGGCAGAACTATCTTCCATTTAACAGTATAGACAAGGAATTACAATTCGGTACTGCACTAGCTATGTTCGGGATGAAGCTTCGTCAATCGAAAAATTTAGGTATTGCCGATTGGAATGATATTGAATCTATTGCAACAACATCTGCTAATCCGGAAAATTATCTGCAAAGGGATTTTATAAAGTTGCTGAAAGAAGCAAGAAAATTTTATACGAAGAAAAGGAAGAAGGGGTATGATTGA
- a CDS encoding nucleotide exchange factor GrpE: MEEKETIVENGEMNINADSDIPGNTHLSNPEDTENAVEKIQKELDEQKDKYIRLFAEFDNYKRRSAKERSELFQTAGKEVISSLLDVLDDCDRAEKQLQTTEDIAQIKEGIQLVFGKLRNTLQSKGLKAMESIHTEFDVEKHEAITEIPAPTEDLKDKVVDEVVKGYYLNDKLIRFAKVVVGK; the protein is encoded by the coding sequence ATGGAAGAAAAAGAAACAATTGTTGAAAACGGAGAAATGAATATCAATGCAGATTCAGACATCCCGGGTAATACACATTTAAGCAACCCCGAAGACACTGAAAATGCAGTTGAAAAAATTCAAAAGGAGCTGGATGAACAAAAAGATAAATACATCCGTCTTTTTGCTGAATTCGATAATTACAAACGCCGTAGTGCTAAAGAACGTAGTGAACTTTTTCAAACAGCTGGCAAAGAAGTGATCAGTTCTTTATTGGATGTGCTGGATGATTGCGACAGGGCCGAAAAACAATTGCAAACCACCGAGGATATTGCTCAAATAAAAGAAGGCATTCAATTAGTGTTTGGAAAACTAAGAAATACTTTGCAGAGCAAAGGCCTTAAAGCGATGGAAAGTATCCATACAGAGTTTGATGTTGAAAAACATGAAGCTATTACTGAGATACCTGCTCCTACAGAAGACCTTAAAGATAAAGTGGTGGATGAAGTAGTGAAGGGGTATTATCTGAATGATAAATTAATACGTTTTGCAAAAGTAGTGGTAGGGAAATAG
- the hpt gene encoding hypoxanthine phosphoribosyltransferase, which produces MPVIQVHDKKFGPFIGAEKISQQIKRVAAEINRDYAGKKPLFIAILNGSFMYASDLFKEITIEAEICFIKLASYKGTKSTGNVITSIGLDEPLKDRHVIIVEDIVDTGNTLSKFLPQLYNQQPASLKISALLQKPDALEHPDLIVDYLGFSVENIFLLGFGLDYDGLGRNIPEIYQLIED; this is translated from the coding sequence ATGCCAGTTATACAAGTACATGATAAAAAATTCGGACCATTTATAGGTGCAGAAAAAATAAGTCAACAGATAAAAAGAGTAGCAGCAGAGATCAATCGTGATTATGCAGGGAAAAAGCCTTTGTTTATTGCTATACTCAACGGGTCGTTTATGTATGCATCTGATCTGTTTAAAGAAATTACTATTGAAGCTGAGATTTGTTTCATTAAACTGGCGTCATATAAAGGCACTAAATCTACCGGTAATGTAATAACTTCCATTGGGTTAGATGAGCCGTTAAAAGACAGGCATGTGATCATTGTAGAAGATATCGTAGATACCGGCAATACTTTGTCTAAATTTTTACCACAATTATATAATCAACAACCTGCATCATTAAAGATTTCTGCATTATTACAAAAGCCGGATGCTTTGGAGCACCCTGATCTGATCGTTGATTATCTGGGGTTTAGTGTTGAAAATATTTTTTTATTGGGTTTTGGACTGGATTATGACGGATTAGGGCGTAATATCCCTGAAATATATCAGTTAATAGAAGATTAG
- a CDS encoding PorP/SprF family type IX secretion system membrane protein, translating into MPFLLKRLLLISIAYCLLPVAFAQDLHFSQFFNTPLTTNPANTGFIPDADYRIGAHYRSQWSSILTAPYKTTSIYGDAQILRNKFENGWMGVGGVVLSDIAGTGSLRSTKVYGSVAYHQMLGDASLLSAGFNLGWVNKRIDLSKLTFPSQFNGKFFDGSITANYPNFVATNVSYFDMQAGLNYAYFPDENTYINAGYSIHHVNRPTETFFSSNGDSSRIAMRHIGFVNAILKPNDRVIINPNAYYTMQAKASELVVGLNANYNLSEAGEKQLIAGVYYRVGDAVIPMVGFEIKNIRFTFSYDATTSALKNFNNLQGASEFNVTKKGFYSEYNGDTRKVLCPKF; encoded by the coding sequence ATGCCGTTTCTTTTGAAACGATTGCTACTAATTAGTATTGCTTATTGTCTATTGCCTGTTGCTTTTGCTCAGGATCTGCATTTTTCTCAATTTTTTAATACGCCTTTAACTACTAACCCGGCTAATACAGGATTCATTCCAGATGCCGATTACAGGATTGGCGCCCATTATAGAAGTCAATGGTCATCTATATTGACTGCTCCCTATAAAACGACCAGTATTTATGGAGATGCACAGATATTAAGGAATAAATTTGAGAACGGATGGATGGGAGTTGGTGGTGTGGTATTAAGTGACATTGCCGGAACAGGAAGTTTAAGATCTACAAAAGTATATGGATCGGTTGCTTATCACCAGATGTTGGGAGATGCCAGTTTACTGAGTGCAGGATTTAACCTGGGGTGGGTTAACAAACGGATAGATCTTAGTAAGCTCACTTTTCCGAGCCAGTTCAATGGTAAGTTTTTTGATGGTTCCATTACTGCTAACTATCCAAATTTTGTAGCTACTAATGTTAGTTATTTTGACATGCAGGCAGGGTTGAATTATGCATATTTCCCTGATGAAAATACATACATCAATGCCGGCTATTCTATACATCATGTAAACAGGCCAACAGAAACCTTTTTTTCATCCAATGGCGATAGCAGCAGAATTGCTATGCGTCATATTGGTTTTGTCAATGCTATCTTAAAACCAAATGACAGGGTGATCATTAATCCTAATGCCTATTATACTATGCAGGCAAAAGCGTCAGAACTGGTGGTAGGGTTGAATGCCAATTATAATTTATCTGAAGCGGGAGAAAAACAACTGATAGCAGGAGTGTATTATCGTGTAGGCGATGCTGTTATTCCGATGGTAGGCTTCGAAATAAAAAACATTCGTTTTACCTTTAGTTATGATGCGACAACCTCTGCATTGAAAAATTTCAATAATTTGCAGGGTGCATCAGAATTCAATGTAACCAAGAAAGGTTTTTATAGTGAATATAACGGTGATACCCGTAAAGTTTTATGCCCTAAATTTTAA